The following proteins are co-located in the Labrys monachus genome:
- a CDS encoding uracil-DNA glycosylase has product MSVSPLSPSEPGRDCPLCERLVAFRLHWRAKHPAWHNAPVPSFGPLTARLLIAGLAPGLQGANRTGRPFTGDWAGDLLYETLGDFGFAVGHYDERPDDGLALVDCRITNAVRCVPPENKPTGGEIATCRPFLAGAIAEMPALEIILALGKIGHDSVVTALGQRPSQWRFAHHARHRIGGLTLIDSYHCSRYNTNTGRLTAPMFRAVFQTIKDMLQESPAG; this is encoded by the coding sequence ATGTCGGTCTCCCCTCTTTCTCCCTCCGAACCCGGCCGCGACTGTCCGCTTTGCGAACGCCTGGTCGCGTTTCGCCTGCATTGGCGAGCCAAGCATCCGGCCTGGCACAATGCGCCGGTGCCGAGTTTCGGGCCGCTCACGGCGCGATTATTGATTGCCGGCCTGGCGCCCGGGCTGCAGGGCGCCAATCGCACCGGGCGGCCCTTCACGGGGGATTGGGCGGGCGATCTGCTCTATGAGACGCTCGGCGATTTCGGCTTTGCCGTCGGCCATTACGACGAACGGCCCGACGACGGCCTTGCGCTCGTCGATTGCAGGATCACCAACGCCGTGCGCTGCGTCCCGCCGGAAAACAAGCCGACCGGCGGCGAAATCGCCACCTGCCGTCCGTTCCTGGCCGGAGCGATCGCCGAAATGCCGGCTCTGGAGATCATTCTCGCTTTGGGCAAGATCGGCCATGACAGCGTCGTGACCGCGTTGGGACAGCGCCCGTCGCAATGGCGCTTCGCCCACCATGCCCGCCACCGGATCGGGGGGCTGACGCTGATCGACAGCTATCATTGCTCGCGATACAACACCAATACGGGCCGGCTGACGGCGCCGATGTTCCGGGCCGTCTTCCAGACCATCAAGGACATGCTGCAGGAGTCTCCCGCGGGCTGA
- a CDS encoding FMN-binding negative transcriptional regulator, with protein sequence MYQPPHFREENRDVLHALMRAHPLATLVTKAGDSLDANHVPMLLDPGRGSHGVLQAHIARGNDLVARHDPSFEVLAIFQGADAYITPSWYETKRQTGKVVPTWNYVTVHVHGRLTLIEDPAWLRVQIAALTKAHEGARTAPWHVDDAPEAFIQSQIKGIVGLEIEITRLEGKWKVSQNRPDADRAGVVDGLAAQGDGAMAGLVAAGKR encoded by the coding sequence ATGTATCAGCCCCCGCATTTCCGCGAGGAGAACCGCGACGTGCTGCATGCGCTCATGCGGGCGCACCCCCTGGCGACGCTGGTGACCAAGGCCGGCGACAGCCTCGACGCCAACCATGTGCCGATGCTTCTCGATCCCGGGCGCGGCAGCCACGGCGTGCTCCAGGCCCATATCGCGCGGGGCAACGATCTGGTCGCCCGCCACGACCCCTCCTTCGAGGTCCTGGCGATCTTCCAGGGTGCGGACGCCTATATCACGCCGAGTTGGTATGAAACCAAGCGGCAGACCGGCAAGGTCGTGCCGACCTGGAACTACGTCACCGTCCATGTGCATGGCCGGCTGACGCTGATCGAGGATCCCGCCTGGCTGAGGGTTCAGATCGCCGCTTTGACCAAGGCCCATGAAGGCGCCCGCACCGCGCCCTGGCACGTGGACGATGCGCCCGAAGCGTTCATCCAGTCGCAGATCAAGGGTATTGTCGGGCTCGAGATCGAGATCACCCGCCTCGAGGGCAAATGGAAGGTCAGCCAGAACCGGCCCGATGCCGATCGGGCCGGCGTGGTCGACGGCCTGGCGGCGCAGGGCGACGGCGCCATGGCCGGCCTGGTTGCCGCCGGAAAGCGATAG
- a CDS encoding porin has protein sequence MKMKSFLLGAAAGIAVVGVAQAADLPVTKAEAVEYVKVCTQYGPGFFYIPGTDSCLKISGNIRADYTFNSVPSRPVTVDTNGTVQSTGSKRSLSQTSFQGRAQIGFDVRTDTDYGLLRSYLLIDAATGNSGGQSWQVGSVHGSNIYVDKAYIQFGGLTAGYAESFYAFYDNYYGDTFFAPYFGSGGIGTKQLIAYTAQFGGGFSATLSVEDPAEARLGSDTRTLAGAKMPNFIGNILYDASWGRAQLMAALHESSTISDVAGDTGSQNKWGYAIGAGLSLDLPLVPGAYLAVEGNYAHGANAFTGTNEAQFSPAGAPEVYDSYETPDGREKQASSWSVTGEAGFDITPQLTAMVFGSYANFDAPTGTAADFTSYVAGAQLNYQIVKGLKIGAEVYYVNTRSDGDSGSTIVLGEGTDGTALEKSKTDAVVGGIRIERSF, from the coding sequence ATGAAGATGAAGTCATTTCTCCTCGGCGCCGCTGCCGGCATCGCCGTGGTCGGTGTCGCGCAGGCCGCCGATCTTCCCGTGACGAAAGCCGAAGCGGTTGAATATGTGAAGGTCTGCACCCAGTATGGGCCGGGCTTCTTCTATATTCCCGGCACCGACAGCTGCCTGAAGATCAGCGGCAACATTCGCGCCGACTACACGTTCAACAGTGTTCCCAGTCGCCCGGTGACGGTCGATACCAACGGTACGGTTCAAAGCACCGGATCGAAGCGGTCCCTGTCGCAGACCTCCTTCCAGGGGCGCGCGCAGATCGGTTTCGATGTTCGCACCGATACCGATTACGGCCTGCTGCGTTCCTATTTGCTGATCGACGCCGCCACGGGTAATTCCGGCGGCCAGTCCTGGCAGGTCGGCAGCGTCCATGGCTCGAACATTTATGTCGACAAGGCCTATATCCAGTTCGGCGGCCTGACGGCCGGTTATGCCGAATCCTTCTATGCCTTCTACGACAATTATTACGGCGATACGTTCTTCGCGCCTTACTTCGGGTCAGGTGGTATCGGTACCAAGCAGTTGATCGCCTACACCGCCCAGTTCGGCGGCGGCTTCAGCGCCACGCTGTCGGTCGAAGATCCGGCGGAAGCCCGTCTCGGATCGGACACGCGCACGCTGGCCGGCGCGAAGATGCCGAATTTCATCGGCAACATCCTCTATGACGCGTCCTGGGGGCGGGCTCAGTTGATGGCTGCCCTCCATGAGAGCAGCACCATCTCCGACGTGGCGGGTGACACCGGCAGCCAGAACAAGTGGGGCTATGCGATCGGCGCCGGCCTGTCGCTGGACCTGCCGCTGGTTCCGGGTGCCTATTTGGCGGTCGAGGGCAATTACGCTCATGGCGCCAATGCCTTCACCGGTACCAACGAAGCGCAGTTCTCGCCTGCCGGTGCGCCTGAGGTGTATGACTCCTACGAGACCCCGGATGGCCGCGAGAAGCAGGCTTCGAGCTGGTCGGTGACGGGTGAAGCCGGCTTCGACATCACGCCGCAGCTGACGGCCATGGTCTTCGGCAGCTATGCGAACTTCGACGCGCCGACCGGCACAGCGGCAGACTTCACGTCCTATGTCGCTGGCGCGCAGCTGAACTACCAGATCGTGAAGGGCCTGAAGATCGGCGCCGAAGTGTATTACGTCAACACCCGGTCCGATGGTGACTCGGGCAGCACGATCGTGCTCGGCGAAGGCACGGACGGTACCGCTCTGGAGAAGAGCAAGACCGACGCGGTCGTCGGCGGCATTCGCATCGAACGCAGCTTCTGA
- a CDS encoding lytic transglycosylase domain-containing protein: MVVLTGAVAAPLTFPASKPPEPVSPAVSFRLDTDVTGSLGMVTPPLGSQMLLLRQTISAYESGDLSGGDALARSLADPASRAAAEWISIRTASRQVGFQRIAGFLTAYPSWPAAPALRLRAEEALYNEKLDPGTVRAFFADTSPQTDEGKVALAGALLRAGDQRRPVALIRDAYRNDTLSGQIEADLLRNYGTMLTRADHKFRADRLIYDGDFAGGLRAAARAGADVAAIARTRIAVARQARNAGALIAANASSDPSYLFARISYLRRQEKDKEAAALLLRAPRDPALLVRPDEWWTERRLVSRDLLDQGDARTAYAVAAGYTAESAKVRMEAEFYCGWIALRFLGDARTAARHFANLSARAEHPISISRGAYWQGRSAEMLGDRGGAERFYQLAAHYPTTYYGQIARARLGMRSLDLQVPPEASASVRQSFDSLLAVRAIAQLYALGKRDYARNLVNELGKRLQDSALLKLLGDLAMANRDTKAALWVGKSATQRGLPLEAISFPIAAIPGFKEAGNVERAVVYSIARQESEFGHDVVSHAGARGLMQVMPSTAKATARAAGMAFDPERLTSDPAYNARIGAAHLGELIGRFRGSYIMTFAAYNAGASRVADWVKIYGDPRDPAIDPIDWVERIPYTETRNYVQRVMENVQVYRARLSGRTALLIDSDLRRGTGK, translated from the coding sequence GTGGTCGTGTTGACCGGCGCCGTCGCAGCCCCTCTGACGTTCCCGGCCTCGAAGCCTCCCGAGCCGGTCTCGCCGGCGGTTTCCTTCCGGCTCGACACCGACGTCACCGGATCGCTCGGGATGGTCACCCCGCCTCTCGGCTCGCAAATGCTGCTGCTGCGACAGACCATCTCCGCTTACGAGAGCGGCGATCTTTCCGGCGGCGACGCTCTGGCCCGGAGCCTCGCGGATCCGGCCAGCCGCGCGGCGGCCGAGTGGATCTCCATCCGCACGGCATCGCGCCAGGTCGGTTTTCAGCGCATCGCCGGCTTCCTCACGGCCTATCCGAGCTGGCCGGCGGCACCGGCGTTGCGCCTGCGTGCCGAGGAAGCGCTCTACAACGAGAAGCTCGATCCGGGCACCGTCCGCGCCTTCTTTGCCGATACGAGCCCCCAGACCGACGAGGGCAAGGTGGCGCTCGCCGGCGCTCTCCTGCGGGCCGGCGACCAGCGGCGGCCCGTCGCGCTCATTCGCGACGCCTATCGCAACGACACGCTCTCCGGCCAGATCGAGGCGGACCTCCTGCGCAATTACGGCACCATGCTCACCCGCGCGGACCACAAGTTTCGGGCGGACCGGCTGATCTATGACGGCGATTTCGCCGGAGGCCTGCGCGCGGCGGCACGCGCCGGTGCCGATGTCGCGGCCATCGCCAGGACGCGGATCGCGGTGGCGCGGCAGGCCCGCAACGCCGGCGCGCTGATCGCGGCCAATGCGTCGAGCGACCCCTCCTATCTCTTCGCCCGCATCAGCTATCTGCGCCGGCAGGAGAAGGACAAGGAAGCCGCCGCCCTCCTGCTGCGGGCGCCGCGCGACCCGGCGCTGCTGGTGCGCCCCGACGAATGGTGGACCGAGCGCCGCCTGGTGTCGCGCGACCTCCTCGACCAGGGGGACGCCCGCACGGCCTATGCGGTGGCGGCCGGCTACACGGCCGAAAGCGCCAAGGTCAGGATGGAGGCGGAGTTCTATTGCGGCTGGATCGCCTTGCGCTTTCTCGGCGACGCGCGCACGGCAGCGCGTCACTTCGCCAATCTGAGCGCACGCGCGGAGCATCCGATCTCGATCTCGCGCGGCGCCTACTGGCAGGGCCGCTCCGCAGAGATGCTGGGCGACCGCGGCGGCGCGGAGCGCTTCTACCAGCTCGCCGCCCATTATCCCACCACCTATTACGGGCAGATCGCCCGCGCCCGCCTCGGCATGCGCTCTCTCGATCTGCAGGTGCCGCCCGAGGCCTCGGCCTCCGTGCGACAGAGCTTCGACAGTCTGCTGGCCGTGCGCGCCATCGCCCAGCTTTATGCCCTCGGCAAGCGCGACTATGCCCGCAACCTGGTGAACGAGCTGGGCAAGCGTCTGCAGGACAGCGCGCTGCTCAAGCTTCTGGGCGACCTCGCCATGGCCAACCGCGACACCAAGGCGGCCCTCTGGGTCGGCAAGTCGGCCACCCAGCGCGGGCTGCCCCTGGAGGCGATCTCGTTCCCGATCGCCGCCATCCCCGGCTTCAAGGAGGCCGGCAACGTCGAACGCGCCGTCGTCTACAGCATCGCCCGGCAGGAGAGCGAATTCGGCCACGACGTCGTCAGCCATGCCGGTGCGCGCGGCTTGATGCAGGTGATGCCCTCCACCGCGAAGGCGACCGCCCGTGCGGCCGGCATGGCCTTCGATCCAGAGCGCCTGACCTCGGACCCCGCCTATAATGCGCGGATCGGCGCAGCCCATCTCGGGGAGCTGATCGGCCGCTTCAGGGGCTCCTACATCATGACCTTCGCCGCCTACAATGCCGGCGCCTCCCGGGTCGCGGACTGGGTGAAGATCTATGGCGACCCGCGCGATCCCGCCATCGATCCGATCGACTGGGTCGAGCGCATTCCCTATACCGAGACGCGCAACTATGTGCAGCGCGTGATGGAGAACGTGCAGGTCTATCGCGCGCGGTTGAGCGGACGGACGGCCCTGCTGATCGATTCCGACCTTCGCCGGGGCACGGGGAAATAG
- a CDS encoding porin, translating into MKKIYALSVLAGMATGSVAMAQDLPVAKAPQQDKLQACVVMGVGFWALPGTDTCLKVSGEVRADYIVTQPGNRALDTTTFETRGQIGFDARTATDYGLLRSYILLDAYVLPGGKSSFIVDKAYVQFDGVTAGYAHSFFGIYDLDYASDIRQPYFGYAGTTNLLAYTQEVGGALSATLSVEDAAHTRSSLFNELGFFESVPSGGTVAPDVVGNLRIDRDWGEAALFGAMHQIRYPGPETAGPLIKGSDYGFAAGGALGLDLPILSGAHVAAEGTYAKGASTYLGWQQVDAAFDGYSGMTDLGHGWTATGEFGVNLTPRLTFNLLGSYLDYKGANADNYLDPPTPDIKAWIAGGNAVYTFTRGLTFGAEVFYSHYAAKSDYTPASPIESKGWTGALRVRRSF; encoded by the coding sequence GTGAAGAAGATCTATGCCCTTTCCGTACTGGCAGGCATGGCGACCGGTTCGGTCGCCATGGCGCAGGATTTGCCTGTGGCAAAGGCGCCCCAGCAGGACAAGCTCCAGGCCTGCGTGGTCATGGGCGTCGGCTTCTGGGCGCTGCCGGGCACCGACACCTGCCTGAAAGTAAGCGGCGAGGTGAGGGCGGATTACATCGTGACGCAGCCCGGCAACCGGGCCCTGGACACCACCACCTTCGAGACGCGGGGCCAGATCGGCTTCGATGCGCGTACGGCCACCGATTACGGCTTGCTGCGTTCCTATATCCTTCTCGATGCCTATGTCCTGCCGGGAGGCAAGTCGTCTTTCATCGTCGACAAGGCCTATGTCCAGTTCGACGGCGTGACGGCGGGCTACGCCCACAGCTTCTTCGGCATTTACGATCTCGATTACGCCAGCGATATCCGGCAGCCCTATTTCGGCTATGCTGGGACGACCAATCTCCTTGCCTACACGCAGGAAGTCGGCGGCGCCCTGTCCGCCACGCTCTCGGTCGAGGATGCCGCGCATACGCGCAGTTCGCTGTTCAACGAACTCGGATTCTTCGAGAGCGTGCCGTCGGGCGGCACGGTGGCGCCGGACGTCGTCGGCAATCTGCGCATCGACCGGGATTGGGGCGAGGCCGCCCTGTTCGGCGCCATGCACCAGATCCGCTACCCCGGCCCGGAGACCGCCGGCCCCCTGATCAAGGGATCGGATTATGGCTTTGCCGCCGGCGGGGCGCTCGGCCTCGACCTGCCAATTCTCTCCGGCGCGCATGTCGCCGCCGAGGGGACCTATGCCAAGGGAGCCTCGACCTATCTGGGTTGGCAGCAGGTCGACGCCGCGTTCGACGGCTATAGCGGCATGACGGATCTCGGGCATGGCTGGACCGCGACCGGGGAGTTCGGCGTCAACCTCACCCCGCGCCTGACCTTCAACCTGCTCGGCAGCTATCTCGACTATAAGGGCGCCAATGCCGACAACTATCTCGATCCGCCGACGCCGGACATCAAGGCATGGATCGCCGGCGGCAACGCCGTCTACACCTTCACGCGCGGCCTGACCTTCGGCGCGGAGGTCTTTTACAGCCATTATGCTGCAAAATCGGATTACACGCCGGCAAGCCCCATCGAAAGCAAGGGATGGACAGGGGCCTTGCGGGTCAGGCGTTCCTTCTAG
- a CDS encoding phenylacetate--CoA ligase family protein translates to MYSTALWLGWVYAFFKCVYFSTAALPLIFKRELMERNLISADAPRRRSQMEGVKWPPVLVGEHAVLAALLAELETTQWLPQAVIEQRQAQQLAVLIRHHVRHSPLFAERFKAAGRRAEKSDSIARLRAIAPLTRHELQSAGPSFFAKQVPRSHMPAAMVQSSGSTGEPVEIRKTGLNQLFFMAFGFRDNFWYRRNFLSRMMSIRSHVEAIGEFDEWAAPTSDLFESGPSQDIPIETDIERQARLIEKFKPEILLLYPNNLSALLTLWETGRFKIPPLKHIKTIAETVSEDLRVRTMKITGLRIEDVYSSEEVGTIAIQCPESGLYHIMAEALIVEVIDDKGEPCKEGQIGRVVVTDLHNFASPMIRYVNGDHAEVGGTCSCGRGLPTLRRILGRERNLLVKPDGTRHWPPIGLIKFQEVAPVRQFQFIQHSVDRIELKIATDEEISAADAEGVCRLAREALGTEFNIELVQSRERLPSGRNGKYEEFICRVT, encoded by the coding sequence ATGTATTCTACGGCATTGTGGTTGGGATGGGTTTATGCTTTCTTTAAATGTGTGTATTTTTCCACCGCTGCGCTGCCACTGATCTTCAAAAGAGAACTTATGGAACGAAATCTTATTTCCGCAGATGCCCCCCGTCGTAGATCGCAGATGGAGGGCGTCAAATGGCCTCCGGTCCTGGTTGGTGAACATGCCGTCCTCGCAGCTCTGCTCGCCGAGCTCGAAACGACCCAATGGTTGCCGCAGGCGGTGATCGAGCAGCGTCAAGCCCAGCAGCTGGCGGTGCTGATCAGGCATCATGTCAGGCATTCCCCCCTTTTTGCCGAACGTTTCAAGGCGGCTGGCCGGAGAGCGGAGAAGAGCGATTCGATAGCCCGCTTGCGTGCCATCGCGCCGCTGACCCGGCATGAGCTGCAGAGCGCGGGCCCGTCCTTCTTCGCAAAGCAGGTGCCGAGGAGCCACATGCCCGCGGCGATGGTGCAATCTTCCGGATCGACGGGAGAGCCGGTTGAGATCCGCAAGACCGGCCTGAATCAGCTCTTCTTCATGGCCTTCGGATTTCGGGACAATTTTTGGTATCGGCGCAATTTTCTTTCGCGCATGATGTCGATCAGATCCCATGTGGAAGCCATCGGCGAATTCGACGAATGGGCTGCTCCGACCTCCGATCTGTTCGAAAGCGGTCCTTCGCAGGATATTCCGATCGAGACCGACATCGAGCGCCAGGCGAGGTTGATCGAAAAGTTCAAGCCCGAAATTCTCCTGCTCTATCCCAACAATCTGAGCGCTCTCCTGACGCTGTGGGAGACTGGACGATTCAAGATCCCGCCCCTGAAGCATATCAAGACGATCGCCGAGACCGTCTCGGAGGATCTTCGTGTCCGGACCATGAAAATAACCGGCCTGCGGATCGAGGATGTCTACTCTTCCGAGGAGGTCGGCACGATCGCCATCCAATGTCCGGAGAGCGGCCTGTACCACATCATGGCCGAAGCCCTTATCGTCGAGGTGATCGACGACAAGGGAGAGCCTTGCAAGGAAGGGCAGATCGGGCGCGTGGTGGTGACGGATCTCCACAACTTCGCCTCGCCGATGATCCGCTACGTCAATGGAGACCATGCGGAGGTGGGCGGGACCTGCAGCTGCGGGCGCGGCCTGCCGACCCTGCGCCGCATTCTCGGCCGCGAAAGAAACCTGTTGGTGAAGCCCGACGGCACCAGGCATTGGCCGCCGATCGGCCTCATCAAGTTCCAGGAGGTCGCGCCGGTTCGCCAGTTCCAGTTCATCCAGCACAGCGTCGACAGGATCGAATTGAAGATCGCCACCGACGAGGAGATCAGCGCTGCCGACGCCGAGGGCGTATGCCGGCTGGCGCGCGAGGCGCTGGGCACCGAATTCAACATTGAACTCGTGCAATCGCGCGAACGCCTGCCCTCCGGCAGGAACGGCAAGTATGAAGAGTTCATCTGCAGAGTGACATAG
- the smpB gene encoding SsrA-binding protein SmpB, translating to MSDKKGVSQKLIADNRKARFHYELLDTFEAGIALAGTEVKSLRLGKATIGESYAGPSGNELLLFNADIPEYLQANRFNHERKRPRKLLLHKRQIAKLIGAVQRDGLTIVPTKLYFNEQGRAKVEIALARGKTLGDKRETEKKRDWQREKGRLLRDKG from the coding sequence GTGTCCGACAAGAAGGGCGTCAGCCAAAAGCTGATCGCCGACAACCGCAAGGCGCGGTTCCATTACGAGCTCCTCGACACCTTCGAGGCCGGCATCGCCTTGGCCGGCACGGAGGTGAAGTCCTTGCGCCTCGGCAAGGCGACGATCGGCGAATCCTATGCCGGGCCGTCCGGCAACGAACTCCTGTTGTTCAATGCCGATATTCCCGAATATCTCCAGGCCAACCGCTTCAATCACGAGCGCAAGCGTCCGCGGAAATTGTTGCTGCACAAGCGCCAGATCGCCAAGCTGATCGGTGCGGTGCAGCGCGACGGCCTGACCATCGTCCCGACGAAGCTCTATTTCAACGAGCAGGGCCGCGCGAAAGTGGAGATCGCCCTGGCGCGCGGCAAGACGCTTGGCGACAAGCGCGAGACCGAGAAGAAGCGCGACTGGCAGCGCGAGAAGGGCCGCCTGCTGCGCGACAAGGGGTAG
- a CDS encoding porin encodes MTMKSLLLGAAAGIATIGAAQAADLPMTKAEPVEYVKVCSEFGPGFFYIPGTDSCLKIAGNYRADYTFNSLSSRPYASEGTTSKRSLGQTSFQGRAQISFDVRTDTDYGLLRSYLLLDAATGTSNGQSWQVGNVSGSKVYVDKAYIQFGGLTAGYAETFYAFYDNYYGDTFFAPYFGSGGTGTKQLLAYTAQFGGGFSATLSIEDPAAYRGGIGNSSTATNTGAKTPNFIANVLYDGAWGKAQIMGALHQTDLINIASSSDTSSHSKWGFAVGAGVSINIPALAGGYIALEGDYADGANAFTGVADNQYSPAGAPNAYDAYWVNGGLKTAKSWAVTGEAGFNITPQLKAMLFGSYGHYDAPSVYNDFTAYQVGAQLSYAIVKNLTIGAEVYYANTKSDSEGNNIVAGEGVTLQKAKTDSIVGGVRIIRTF; translated from the coding sequence ATGACGATGAAGTCACTTCTCCTCGGCGCCGCTGCAGGCATCGCCACGATCGGCGCTGCTCAGGCTGCCGATCTGCCCATGACGAAGGCTGAGCCTGTTGAGTATGTGAAGGTCTGCTCGGAGTTCGGGCCTGGCTTCTTCTACATCCCCGGCACCGACTCCTGCCTGAAGATCGCCGGCAACTATCGTGCCGACTACACCTTCAACAGCCTCTCGAGCCGCCCGTACGCCTCTGAAGGCACCACGTCCAAGCGTTCGCTTGGCCAGACCTCCTTCCAGGGTCGCGCCCAGATCAGCTTCGACGTCCGTACCGACACCGATTACGGCCTGCTGCGCTCCTATTTGCTGCTTGATGCCGCAACGGGTACCTCGAACGGCCAGTCCTGGCAGGTCGGCAATGTCTCCGGCTCCAAGGTCTACGTCGACAAGGCCTATATCCAGTTCGGCGGCCTGACGGCCGGTTACGCTGAAACCTTCTACGCCTTCTACGACAATTACTACGGCGATACTTTCTTCGCGCCTTACTTCGGCTCGGGTGGCACCGGCACCAAGCAGCTGCTCGCTTACACCGCTCAGTTCGGCGGCGGCTTCAGCGCCACGCTGTCGATCGAAGATCCGGCAGCCTATCGCGGTGGTATCGGCAATTCCAGCACGGCGACGAACACCGGCGCCAAGACGCCGAACTTCATCGCCAACGTGCTGTATGACGGCGCGTGGGGCAAAGCCCAGATCATGGGTGCGCTCCATCAGACCGACCTTATCAACATCGCGTCCAGCTCTGACACGTCGAGCCACAGCAAGTGGGGCTTTGCTGTCGGCGCTGGTGTGTCGATCAACATCCCGGCTCTTGCCGGCGGCTATATCGCCCTGGAAGGCGACTATGCTGACGGTGCTAACGCCTTCACCGGCGTGGCGGACAACCAGTATTCGCCGGCCGGCGCCCCGAACGCCTATGATGCCTATTGGGTCAACGGCGGCCTGAAGACCGCGAAGAGCTGGGCGGTGACCGGCGAAGCCGGCTTCAACATCACCCCGCAGTTGAAGGCGATGCTCTTCGGCAGCTACGGCCATTACGATGCGCCGTCTGTCTACAACGACTTCACGGCTTATCAGGTCGGTGCCCAGCTGAGCTACGCGATCGTCAAGAACCTGACGATCGGTGCCGAAGTGTACTACGCCAACACGAAGTCTGACTCCGAAGGCAATAATATCGTTGCCGGTGAGGGTGTTACTCTGCAGAAGGCCAAGACCGACTCTATCGTCGGTGGTGTTCGCATCATCCGCACGTTCTGA
- the dapA gene encoding 4-hydroxy-tetrahydrodipicolinate synthase, with translation MTKARFRGSFTALVTPFRDGALDEKALRDLVDWQIGEGSHGLVPVGTTGESPTLSHDEHKRAVEICVAEAKGRVPVIAGAGSNNTVEAIDLARHAEKAGADAVLVVTPYYNRPTQEGLYRHFKAVNDAVGIPIFIYNIPPRSVVDMSVETMKRLYELENIAGVKDATGNLARVSLQRQHLGPDFIQLSGEDMTALAFNAAGGQGCISVVSNIAPRLCAALQEATLRGDYAAALAIQDRLTPLHAATFLEPGLAGAKCGLAMLGRVKEEVRLPLLPVTEPVREQIKQAMLHAGLTNG, from the coding sequence ATGACGAAGGCCCGGTTCAGAGGTTCGTTCACCGCCTTGGTGACGCCGTTTCGTGACGGCGCTCTGGACGAGAAAGCCCTTCGGGACCTGGTCGACTGGCAGATCGGGGAAGGCAGCCACGGCCTGGTCCCGGTCGGCACGACCGGCGAGAGCCCGACCCTCAGCCACGACGAGCACAAGCGCGCCGTGGAGATCTGCGTCGCCGAGGCGAAGGGCCGCGTGCCGGTGATCGCCGGCGCCGGCTCCAACAACACCGTCGAGGCGATCGATCTCGCACGCCATGCCGAGAAGGCCGGTGCCGATGCCGTGCTGGTGGTGACGCCCTATTACAACAGGCCGACGCAGGAGGGCCTCTATCGGCACTTCAAGGCCGTCAACGACGCCGTCGGCATTCCCATCTTCATCTACAATATTCCGCCCCGGTCCGTGGTCGACATGTCGGTCGAGACCATGAAGCGCCTGTATGAGCTGGAGAACATCGCCGGCGTGAAGGACGCGACCGGCAACCTCGCGCGGGTCTCGCTCCAGCGCCAGCATCTGGGACCGGATTTCATCCAGCTTTCGGGCGAGGACATGACGGCGCTGGCCTTCAACGCTGCGGGCGGGCAGGGCTGCATTTCCGTCGTCTCCAACATCGCGCCGCGTCTGTGCGCCGCTCTGCAGGAGGCGACCCTGCGCGGAGATTACGCGGCGGCCCTTGCAATTCAGGACCGTCTCACCCCACTTCATGCTGCCACCTTCCTCGAGCCCGGCCTTGCCGGGGCGAAATGCGGCCTGGCCATGCTCGGCCGCGTCAAGGAGGAGGTACGCCTGCCGCTGCTTCCGGTGACGGAGCCGGTGCGCGAGCAGATCAAGCAGGCCATGCTTCATGCGGGCCTGACCAACGGGTGA
- a CDS encoding LabA-like NYN domain-containing protein, producing MSNTQERIALFIDGANLYATAKSLGFDIDYRKMLKEYQSRGYLVRAFYYTALVEDQEYSSIRPLIDWLDYNGYAVVTKPTKEFVDSTGRRKVKGNMDIELAIDAMELADHISHMILFSGDGDFRSLVEAMQRKGVRVSVVSTVSTQPPMVADELRRQADEFVDLVTLQSKIGRDPAERAVRAQSGSAYPAGPAASRQAAQQAPQQGFAGQTPGFMASGAAQNDED from the coding sequence ATGAGCAACACACAGGAACGCATCGCCCTTTTTATCGACGGCGCCAATCTCTATGCCACGGCGAAGAGCTTGGGCTTTGACATCGACTATCGCAAGATGCTCAAGGAGTACCAGAGCCGGGGTTATCTCGTCCGCGCCTTCTATTACACGGCTCTCGTCGAAGACCAGGAGTATTCGTCGATACGTCCGCTGATCGACTGGCTGGACTATAACGGCTATGCCGTCGTCACCAAGCCAACCAAGGAGTTCGTGGATTCGACTGGCCGCCGCAAGGTCAAGGGCAATATGGACATCGAGCTCGCCATCGATGCCATGGAACTGGCCGATCACATCTCGCATATGATTCTGTTTTCAGGCGACGGGGATTTCCGTTCGCTCGTCGAGGCGATGCAGCGCAAGGGCGTGCGGGTTTCGGTCGTCTCGACCGTCTCGACCCAGCCTCCGATGGTGGCGGATGAACTGCGCCGGCAGGCCGACGAGTTCGTCGACCTCGTCACCCTTCAGTCCAAGATCGGTCGCGACCCGGCGGAACGCGCGGTGCGCGCGCAGAGCGGCTCCGCCTATCCTGCCGGCCCTGCGGCATCGCGGCAGGCGGCGCAGCAAGCCCCGCAGCAGGGTTTTGCCGGACAGACTCCGGGATTCATGGCGAGCGGCGCCGCCCAGAACGACGAGGATTGA